A region from the Brevibacterium paucivorans genome encodes:
- a CDS encoding pyruvate carboxylase, protein MFKKVLVANRGEIAVRAFRAAYELGASTVAVFPYEDRNSEHRLKADEAYLIGEKGHPVRAYLSVEEIIRVAKESGADAIYPGYGFLSENPDLARACDANGITFIGPAADVLQMAGNKVDALDAARRAGIPTLASTRPSADLDKLLAESEDMEFPLFVKAVAGGGGRGMRRVNSRTELVDALKAAMREAEGAFGDPTVFIEQAVQRPRHIEVQVLADNDSNAVHLFERDCSIQRRHQKVVEIAPAPHLDPEIAQALHEDALKFSRALGYQNAGTVEFLLETEGPRKGKHAFIEMNPRIQVEHTVTEEITDVDLVQSQMRIAAGASLEELGLTQDNIHIKGAALQCRITTEDPANSFRPDTGTITAYRSAGGAGVRLDGGTVYAGAEVSAHFDSMLVKCTTRGRTFEQAASRSNRALAEFRIRGVATNIGFLRAVLADPAFQAGDLATTFIDERPYLLEAKVGADRGSKLLEYLANVTVNRPHGSSPVALQPREKLPEFDISGEAPAGHRQKLQELGPEKWAQALRQENALRVTDTTFRDAHQSLLATRVRTRDLVDVAPYVARMTPELLSVEAWGGATYDVALRFLAEDPWERLEKLRDAMPNLNLQMLLRGRNTVGYTPYPTKVTDAFVDEATRTGVDIFRIFDALNDVNQMRPAIDAVRNTGTAVAEVALCYTSDLNNPNEKLYTLDYYLNLAEEIIESGAHVLAIKDMAGLLRPAAAKKLVSALRSNFDLPVHVHTHDTAGGQLATLIAAAEAGADVVDAASASMAGTTSQPSLSALVAAFENTERDTGLNLRNVEDLEPYWESVRNVYKPFESGLPGPTGRVYKHEIPGGQLSNLRQQANALGLGEKFEEIEDFYAAADKILGHLVKVTPSSKVVGDLALHMVAVGADPQDFAENPQNYDIPDSVVGFLSGDLGDPPGGWPEPFRTKALEGRTHKAPASELSPNDSKLLDEQGEVRRDTLNRLLFPQPAKEFLSMRDTYGDLSVLNTTDYLYGLEEGEEHAVVIDKGKALLLGIQAIGAADDRGMRTVMCTLNGQLRPLSVRDESIKVDVAAAERADTSNPGHVASPFAGVVTLQVKEGDKVKAGQTVATIEAMKMEASITSHIDGTVSRLAIGPVAQLEGGDLVVVIDG, encoded by the coding sequence ATGTTCAAAAAGGTTCTGGTTGCCAACCGCGGTGAAATCGCGGTTCGCGCATTCCGTGCGGCATACGAATTGGGAGCGTCAACCGTCGCAGTATTCCCATATGAGGACCGCAACTCTGAGCACCGCCTCAAAGCTGACGAAGCGTACCTGATTGGCGAAAAGGGACACCCGGTTCGCGCTTATTTGAGCGTCGAAGAGATTATCCGTGTCGCAAAGGAATCCGGCGCCGACGCGATCTACCCCGGTTACGGTTTCCTTTCCGAGAACCCGGATCTGGCACGCGCGTGTGACGCTAATGGAATTACCTTCATTGGGCCCGCAGCCGATGTTCTCCAAATGGCCGGAAACAAAGTCGACGCTCTCGACGCCGCCCGTCGCGCCGGCATTCCAACGCTTGCTTCGACCCGCCCTTCGGCAGACCTTGACAAATTGCTCGCCGAATCCGAAGACATGGAGTTTCCGCTCTTCGTCAAGGCAGTCGCCGGTGGTGGTGGACGTGGTATGCGTCGCGTCAACTCGCGCACTGAGCTTGTCGATGCGCTTAAGGCGGCTATGCGAGAAGCTGAAGGTGCGTTTGGCGACCCGACCGTCTTCATTGAACAGGCCGTTCAGCGACCACGCCACATTGAGGTGCAGGTTCTCGCTGACAACGACTCCAACGCTGTTCACCTTTTTGAGCGCGACTGCTCGATTCAGCGTCGCCACCAGAAGGTCGTCGAAATTGCTCCCGCTCCACACCTCGACCCCGAAATCGCACAGGCTCTTCACGAAGATGCTCTGAAGTTCTCCCGGGCCTTGGGTTACCAGAACGCCGGAACGGTCGAGTTCTTGCTCGAAACGGAAGGTCCACGTAAGGGCAAGCACGCGTTCATCGAGATGAACCCGCGCATCCAGGTGGAGCACACGGTGACTGAAGAGATCACCGACGTCGACCTCGTGCAGTCGCAGATGCGGATTGCAGCTGGAGCTTCACTCGAAGAACTTGGCCTCACACAAGACAACATCCACATCAAGGGTGCCGCCCTCCAGTGCCGTATCACCACCGAGGACCCAGCAAACTCGTTCCGACCTGACACGGGAACCATCACCGCCTACCGCTCCGCCGGTGGTGCCGGTGTCCGCCTTGACGGCGGAACCGTCTATGCGGGCGCCGAGGTGTCGGCCCACTTTGACTCCATGCTGGTGAAGTGCACCACGCGCGGACGTACCTTTGAGCAGGCGGCTTCACGTTCCAACCGTGCATTGGCTGAGTTCCGTATCCGCGGTGTAGCTACCAACATCGGGTTCCTGCGGGCCGTCCTGGCTGATCCTGCTTTCCAGGCTGGCGACCTCGCCACGACGTTTATTGATGAACGCCCGTACCTGCTTGAAGCAAAGGTCGGTGCCGACCGTGGTTCGAAGCTTCTTGAATACCTGGCGAACGTCACGGTGAACCGTCCACACGGATCGTCGCCTGTTGCCCTTCAGCCCCGTGAGAAGCTTCCCGAATTCGACATTTCAGGGGAAGCACCCGCAGGTCACCGTCAGAAGCTACAAGAATTGGGACCTGAAAAGTGGGCACAGGCACTGCGCCAGGAGAACGCTCTGCGCGTCACCGACACCACGTTCCGCGATGCCCACCAGTCGCTCTTGGCAACCCGTGTGCGTACCCGCGATCTCGTGGATGTCGCACCGTATGTCGCCCGCATGACTCCTGAACTTCTCAGTGTCGAAGCGTGGGGTGGAGCTACGTACGACGTTGCCCTGCGCTTCCTCGCGGAAGACCCGTGGGAGCGTCTCGAGAAGTTGCGCGACGCCATGCCGAACCTCAACCTGCAGATGCTTCTTCGTGGTCGTAACACGGTGGGTTACACGCCGTACCCCACCAAGGTCACGGACGCGTTCGTTGACGAAGCAACACGCACTGGTGTCGACATCTTCCGTATTTTCGACGCGCTCAACGACGTCAACCAGATGCGCCCAGCTATCGACGCCGTTCGCAACACGGGAACTGCGGTTGCCGAAGTAGCACTCTGCTACACCTCGGACCTCAACAACCCCAACGAGAAGCTCTACACGCTCGACTACTACCTCAACCTTGCTGAAGAGATCATCGAGTCTGGCGCCCATGTCCTAGCAATTAAGGACATGGCCGGCCTGTTGCGCCCTGCAGCAGCCAAGAAGCTGGTCTCTGCTCTTCGTTCGAATTTCGACCTGCCGGTTCACGTCCACACCCACGACACTGCAGGTGGTCAGTTGGCGACACTCATCGCCGCTGCTGAAGCAGGGGCAGACGTCGTGGACGCAGCAAGCGCATCAATGGCGGGAACCACTAGCCAGCCGTCGCTTTCAGCTCTGGTCGCCGCGTTTGAAAACACCGAACGCGACACCGGCCTGAACCTGCGCAATGTTGAGGACCTCGAGCCGTACTGGGAGAGTGTGCGCAACGTCTACAAGCCATTCGAATCTGGGCTTCCTGGACCCACCGGACGCGTGTACAAGCACGAAATTCCGGGCGGTCAGCTGTCCAACTTGCGTCAGCAGGCAAACGCTCTGGGACTGGGCGAAAAGTTCGAGGAAATTGAAGACTTCTACGCGGCTGCCGACAAGATTCTGGGCCACCTCGTCAAGGTGACTCCTTCTTCGAAGGTCGTGGGTGACCTCGCACTGCACATGGTCGCTGTGGGAGCGGACCCACAGGACTTCGCTGAGAACCCACAGAACTACGACATCCCAGACTCTGTTGTCGGATTCCTCAGCGGCGACCTCGGGGACCCTCCGGGTGGCTGGCCAGAGCCTTTCCGCACCAAGGCGCTGGAAGGACGCACCCACAAGGCCCCTGCAAGCGAACTTTCGCCTAACGACTCCAAGCTGTTGGACGAACAGGGTGAAGTGCGTCGTGACACTCTCAACCGTCTGCTCTTCCCGCAGCCGGCCAAGGAGTTCCTCAGCATGCGCGATACCTACGGCGATCTTTCGGTCCTCAACACCACCGACTACCTGTACGGTCTGGAAGAGGGCGAAGAGCACGCCGTTGTCATCGACAAGGGTAAGGCGCTTCTTCTGGGCATCCAGGCAATTGGTGCGGCCGATGACCGCGGCATGCGCACCGTGATGTGCACTCTGAACGGTCAGCTGCGCCCGCTGTCGGTACGCGACGAATCCATCAAGGTTGACGTTGCGGCGGCCGAACGTGCCGACACCTCAAACCCTGGTCACGTGGCCAGCCCGTTCGCTGGTGTTGTCACCCTGCAGGTGAAGGAAGGCGATAAGGTCAAGGCGGGCCAGACGGTTGCCACGATCGAAGCGATGAAGATGGAAGCCTCGATCACCTCCCACATCGATGGAACGGTGTCTCGTTTGGCAATTGGCCCAGTCGCGCAGCTTGAAGGTGGCGACCTAGTCGTTGTGATCGATGGCTAA
- a CDS encoding exonuclease SbcCD subunit D: protein MRFLHTSDWHLGRTFHGVDLTDAQSRFADHLVDLAQDGSYDAVVVSGDVYDRAVPPIDALHLFDRTITRLADAGIRVIASSGNHDSFHRLGFSRHQLDRVGIHLRTHVEDILWPIDMGDCVIYAIPYLEPALVHRALNVQRNHQSVISHCVQEIHAHAEQHFPGRPVVVVAHAFVTGATPSESEREIGVGGVGNVGSGVFTNVAYAALGHLHRPQEITQGVVYSGSPIPYSFEEARIPKTVQEVKIDADGVKYHAIKLPQFVRAHSIRCSFEQALTRDWSDKDALVELELTDSKRVPQALQKLKAKIPNLIHLRWVDEHFQRSSAEHVHTHRTTDTAVFSAFMKHVTQHDPTPEELELFHEALRGGQQ, encoded by the coding sequence ATGCGGTTTCTTCATACATCGGATTGGCATTTGGGGCGCACGTTTCACGGCGTGGATCTCACTGATGCGCAAAGTCGCTTCGCTGACCATTTGGTCGACTTGGCCCAAGACGGCTCGTACGATGCAGTAGTTGTGAGCGGTGACGTGTACGACCGCGCGGTGCCTCCTATCGATGCGCTTCATCTGTTTGACCGCACAATCACCCGCTTGGCAGATGCCGGGATTCGTGTCATCGCATCGAGCGGCAACCACGACTCCTTTCATCGGCTGGGATTTAGCCGTCACCAGCTGGACCGCGTAGGAATCCACCTACGAACACATGTGGAAGATATTCTGTGGCCCATCGATATGGGCGACTGTGTCATTTATGCGATCCCCTACCTCGAACCCGCCCTCGTGCATCGGGCTCTGAATGTTCAACGGAATCACCAGTCCGTTATCTCCCATTGCGTACAAGAGATCCATGCGCATGCTGAGCAACATTTCCCCGGTCGTCCGGTAGTTGTCGTTGCTCATGCGTTTGTGACAGGTGCGACGCCTTCAGAGTCTGAACGCGAAATCGGAGTGGGCGGTGTAGGCAACGTTGGCAGTGGCGTTTTCACGAACGTCGCCTATGCCGCTCTAGGTCACCTGCACCGACCTCAAGAGATCACTCAAGGAGTTGTGTATTCCGGATCCCCCATCCCTTATTCATTTGAAGAAGCACGCATTCCGAAAACCGTGCAAGAGGTGAAGATCGACGCCGACGGCGTGAAGTACCACGCCATTAAGCTTCCTCAATTTGTGCGAGCCCACAGCATTCGATGTAGTTTCGAGCAAGCCCTGACTCGCGACTGGTCTGATAAAGATGCTCTCGTTGAACTTGAACTCACTGACAGCAAACGGGTTCCACAAGCGCTTCAAAAGCTCAAAGCGAAAATTCCTAACCTCATTCACCTGCGCTGGGTGGACGAGCATTTTCAACGCTCATCCGCCGAACACGTCCACACGCATCGCACGACTGATACAGCCGTGTTCAGTGCGTTTATGAAACATGTCACGCAACACGACCCCACGCCGGAAGAACTAGAACTCTTCCACGAAGCACTGCGAGGTGGACAACAATGA
- a CDS encoding peptide deformylase, translated as MANRTIRTFGDPVLRTTCEPVTQFGESTVALAQDLLDTAAPEGRAAVAAPQIGIAVRAFGYDLHGRRGVVFNPEVVASGEVRDIDEGCLSVPGLFFPTPRYAFATVRGVDEYGQPVEISGDGVFAQMLQHETDHLNGVVYVQTLPSDRRKEAMRQIRQSDWFMK; from the coding sequence ATGGCTAATCGCACGATTCGTACGTTTGGGGATCCGGTTCTGCGTACAACGTGTGAGCCGGTGACCCAGTTCGGAGAGTCCACCGTCGCGCTGGCACAGGATTTGTTGGACACGGCGGCGCCGGAAGGTCGCGCCGCCGTTGCCGCCCCGCAGATCGGTATCGCTGTGCGCGCCTTTGGGTATGACTTGCACGGTCGTAGGGGAGTGGTTTTCAATCCCGAGGTCGTTGCAAGTGGCGAGGTTCGGGATATTGACGAGGGTTGCCTGTCAGTCCCGGGCCTGTTCTTCCCAACTCCTCGCTACGCGTTTGCGACAGTACGCGGGGTCGATGAATACGGTCAGCCCGTTGAGATTTCGGGTGACGGGGTGTTTGCACAGATGTTGCAACACGAAACCGATCACTTGAACGGTGTTGTATACGTGCAGACCTTACCGTCTGACCGTCGAAAAG